Within the Molothrus aeneus isolate 106 chromosome 1, BPBGC_Maene_1.0, whole genome shotgun sequence genome, the region AAAACTTGTTGGTGCTATATGACAGCCATATCAGAATTATGCTatcaggaaataatttttctgctgactaGTGCTGTGTAATTCAATTGAAAGGTTTTTCACAGGCAATGTCAATATTTAAATTGTTTAGCCTTAAAGTGAGCAAAACACAAGAGAATACAGGGCAAAACCCCTAGTTGTTCTGGGAAGCAGGATGGATAATTTGATAAAAATTATCACAAATTTTTATTCAGTCTTTCTAAGGTAAAGATCCTCCACTAATCAAAAAGTGTTTTCTCAAATAAATTAGACAGATAATAACAGATGGGTAGTGCATGACAGTGGGTTTGCTGTACTTCACTGCAAATATACACAAGTAGCAGATATTTTAGTATAATCCTCTCCATGATAAATAAATGtgtcttttctcttcaaatactGAAAATGGTCTATGCTCTAAGCAGATATTCATGTACTCAGTCCCAAGCACATCTTGCTCAGTGACTTCAGGACCATGAAGTAAGGAACACATAGGAAAAGTTAGATTTTTGTTGTGCTAATGGGGCAGCAAGTCCAGAGGAATATTGCTTTTGATGTTAGCTTTTGGGCATTTTATAGTAAATGTATAATGATCTTaaattaagaattaaaaaaaccccatcattATTTTAGTAAGATGTTGGAAACTTTAGTCACTAGTGAAGCAAGgcaaatttgttttaattattcataTGTTTGGCTGGTTACACACATCCCTTGAGTATTTCCAGACATGTTTCCTAATCATTGGGAAACTTATAGAACTGTCTCTTGCTAATTCTACTTCAAACACAATGCTTCAAAAATTAATAATCAATTAAGGTTTTACTTTAGAGACAAGCTTGCTTCCTAGTTAATTATTCTTAGCTCATAAAAATTGTGCTGACAAGTGGTTGAGTCATATCTTTTATGATCTTGCCAAAAGCCACACAGCAAGCACAGGAAAGGTTGATATAAAGTGAAACCAGATGCATTAACTCCACAATTAGATAATTATCCAGATCAGTATAGGTATGAATGTGCATTGTGAAGCAGTAGAAGTCACACTGTGAAAGGGTCTGCTATGCTCTTGAAAGTGAAGTCaaaatcctgcagtgctgctatGTGACATTGCCAATATCATCTAGTCAGTTATAATCTTCAGGATCTTGGATTTCTGTAAGAGCATTAAAATTTCTTAATAGCACTCAGGGAAAAAATTGCATGACCCTGTAAAGTACACCACACATAGACTGTAAGTCAGACGAAGACCTCAGCAATGTTAATATTCATTGTTGTGGATCATGCCTAGAAGAGGTCAGCTTGTGAGTGGCATGTGTATTGTTTTGCTTCTCATCTAGAGGAATAGAAGTCTATTGCTGACAAGTAGAATGTGGTAAATGGATACAGTTATTCTAGCCGTCTTCACCCTTTTTACTGTTATCTGAGAATATGTCGCTTTCCCCATGTTTTCCACAAAATTCTAATAATCTCTGCTGCCTCAACTTTTATCTCTCTTGATTATGCAGTTGTTAACTGGATGTAATTAATATAGTACAGAGTTTAGACCAGAAGAGGAAAATACGCATTCAAACCTACAGTATTCTTCTAGGTTTTGTGGTGTAGCAAAATGAGTTGAAGGGATGTCTTTTTACTAGATGCTGATACACAGTGTTTTCTTGATAAGAGTATCATACAAATCTGCCCCATACTAATCCTATGAGTTCCTCCAAcaacaaaattacttttgtcCCAGAGGAAGTAATCAGCTTGTCATGTTTCTAATTACTAATACTTGCCTTCTGTTTGAGAGATCTTAagttcctttcctttcaaattaTCCACTCAAACTTTGTATCATAGAGAAATTGTTCTCATATATCACTTGATATTATTTCACTTTGATGTTAGAAGTTTCCATCTGAAAGCAGATATCTTTTGGGTTTCTTTCCATTTACAGCAAAATCCATAACAGATAAGAATGTATGTGAGCCTTAACTTTTACAGTGCCTTATGATGGACTACTTATCTGTGTGGATTTGTATCAATATGTTTTTTTTAGGAGGGGCAAGGTGTTGAATGACTTTGTATTATTTATATGCCAATGAAATggttgttttcagaaaaataatttatatatgcATTCCTAAATGCCTGTAATGGATTTACCAAGCACTCTAAATTTAACTAGCTCACAACAAAGCTAAGGTAACCTGAGGAGGAAGTTGATTGTTCTTTATTAGAGACCATTTGGCCAGGATGATGAGgcagataaattattttataagcaCCTTGGAGAAGTTTCATGGTTACTGGCCTTTGCTCTTGTGGGAGGCCTAAACTTTCCATATGTCTGAAGGAAATTAAATACACCAGAGAGTAAAGTCTAGAAGGTTCTTGGAGTGTGTGGAATAGAacttcctgacacagctggtgaGCAAGCCAACCAGGGGACATACATTCTCCCAAAGTACTTTTCCAGCCACTGAGTATTTTCACTCCTTGAGATTTCTTgattctgttttggtttggtaGCTCTCACTGTAATTTCTCTGTAAGTACTTGTCTGATCTCTTCTGCAACACATGAAAACTCTCAAAATCACAGTATTCAGTGGCAATCCCAAAAGTCTACTGCCTGTTGCATGAAGAAAAACTCAACTgttatttgttttgctgttttcacCTGATTTTAACCCAGATATGTCAATACTCCTTTTGAAGACCTGGGAGAAGGAGAACACCTAGAGACAACTATTTCAGCCAGCCTTGTGCAGCTGGGTCTTTGACGACTCCTGGGATGGTATTAATTGGGTACCCCCAACTGTTATTGCCTTTTGTCACAGAGAATTATATAATATGTCCAGGTCTAATGCACTTGCCAGAAACCAGAATAAAATGAATAGATGGTATTGTCTCTTTCAGAAAGATTTCTTAAGCAACTACAGGTTGCTTAAAACAATATGTTGTTGggtatattttcatttatgctTCTTTGTGCTTACATGTAAGGTCCACCTCAGAAAGTTTTACCTTTTTAATTTGTTAGTAAACAAATTTGCAGAGAATGCAATTTTGCAGCCATGTTTGCTTGTTACAGGAAATTTATAGGAAAAGAAACAGTTAATTGAGAGAGGAAAATTTTGCAAGATGTAAGTGCATAAAGAGGCCCCTCCTTTGGTgatgaaaaatcttttaaacTCTATTCTCTTATAACTATACACAAGCAACATTCTTTTCACGATTTGCGACTTAAAATACCTTCTTTAATATTCAGTGCAGTTTtatattcagttttattttatattcagtTTTATACAATAAAACCAGAACTACAGCAGGACAGTATAAACAATGCTTACCACTATTTTGGATTATGTGGGACTTTTTTCCTGACTACATTGAGAAAAAGAATTATCatctatgaaataaaattacttttttcaacTCTGTGATGATGTTTATTTGGTCTGAAGTTTGATTCATAGCATAGGTGTTTTGGAGggtttctgaaaaaaacatttagaagAGAGTGTCTTTGATTAAGTTATTGGGACTAAATTcactttgttttaatttacCTGAAAATTAAGATGGGCAGAGAAGAAGCTGTCAAGGCTTAATGATTTATATTTCTGCATCTGGAGTCAGATTATTGCCTATGAATTTTATCTTCACAATCTCTGCTGCAGATGAACTTTTTGTATCAATATGAAGCCTAAAAATGCAAGCTCTTCTAAATAATTTCAGtaaactctcagaaaaaaagcaaagatgaaAGATGTGGCATTATGTTTTCTTTGTGTGATATATTTTTTGTGTCTGTGCTTTAATTATAAGGGATAGATTAAAATCACTAAGTGGCTTAAGGACTGGTACTAACAGTGGAATTTTGGCTTATTGATCATGGAGCAATTTTTTTGGCACCCGGCCTTCTAGGGTCAGATGGGCTTTCACCTATCTAACAAAGGCAAAAGGATTCTTGCCTatgagctggcagggctgaatGTGAGGGCTTTAAACTAGCTTGAAGGGGGAAAGGGATGAAGCCCAGCTCTCTAGAGATGAGCTTAAGGGTGACAAACCATACTTAGCAGTGAAATCAGCCCAGTTGAAGTGGATGTGTACTAAGGCATGAAGCATGGGTAACAAATGAGAGCTAAAAGCCATTGTACAGAAGGAGAGCTGTGATGCAGTTACTATTACAGAAACATTGTGGGATGACTCTCATGACTGTAGTGCTGCAATGGATGGCTACATGCTCTTCAGAAGAGACATGAGAGGTAGGAGGGGTGGCTCTGAGGGTACTGATTGATGGCAGACTGAACCAGATGAGCCAGAATTCTGGACTGGTGACCAAGAAGGTCATTGGCATCTTGAgctgtatcagcaatagtgtgcCCAACAGGACAAGGGAAGTGATTCTTCCTAtattcagcactggtgaggttGTACCTTGAGTACtttgtccagttctgggctcctcagtttaggaaggatGGTGAGATGCTTTTTTTgtgtccagagaaaggcaatAAGGCTGGTGGAAGGTCTGGAACATAAGTCTATGATGAGCGGTGAGGGAGcttggggttgtttagcctggagaagaggaggttcaggggagaccttatcactctttacaactacctgaaaggagggtgtagccaggtaggggtcagtctcttctccgaGGGCAatcagcaacaggacaagaaaacagagtcttaagctgtgccaggggaaatTTAGGCTCAACATTAGGAAGAtgttcttcacagaaagagtgattggACATCCGAATGGTTtgccagggaggtggtggagtctccatccctgtgggtgtttaagaaaaaagtggaggtggcacttagtgccatggtctatttgacaaggtggtgttaggtcattggttggacttgatgatcacaaaggtcttttccaaccttttcaacttgattctgtgattctgtgattccatgtcATGGTGCTCTTATGTGGAGGCCTGTGGGCCTACTGGGAAAAGGGTAGTGGCAATACCCTGGAGGAATGCACCATACGCTCCAGGCATCCCCCGTAGGTTAGGGTGAGACAGAAGGCTTCCCCatggtgctctgcagcactaTGCTAATTTACCCCAGTTCTGTACTCCCCATTGGCCCATTGGCTGTCCCTACCCCTTTTACCCCTATATGGTTTTGTTCTAGaatattcacagaattcacagaatgactaggatggaagagaccttaaagatcatcaagtacaacccatgccctaacacctcaactaaaccaaggcaccaagtgccacatccagtcttttcttaaacacataCAGGGATGgcgactccaccacctccccgggcagaccattccagaactttatcaccctttctgtaaaaaacttcttcctaattCCAACCTATATTTCTGTTGGCACAGgttaagactgtgtcctctcattctgtcagttgctgcttggagaaagagaccaactcCCACCTGACTAAAACCACCTTTCAGGaggttgtagagagtgataaggtcacctctgagtctcattttctccaggctaaacacccccatcCCTCTCAGTCATTCCTcatagggcttgtgttccaagcccctcaccagcctcctTGCCTTCCTCTGGATGGgctcaagcatctcaatgtccttccttaactgagggcccagaactggacgtAGTACTcaagatgtggcctcaccagtgccaagtacaggggaaAAATGAcctccctggtcctgctggccacactattcctgatacaggccaggatgccgtTGGCTGGAGCAGCGGCCAGAAGATAGTTGATGAGCCCAGGCTAGGAGTAAGGTCCAGCCGATCTCCAGCCAATAGGGCACTGCCCAGACCCGAAGTCCAGGCGTTGTGCCTAAGCGGTGTTAGGCTTATGGGCAGTCGGCCGCGGGTGGGAAAACTCCGAGGCTGCAGGCGCGGAAGAAAGGGCGACTCAGGTCTTCGGGGGAAAGGTTTTATTGGGAGGGGTAGTGACGGGTCGGGGAGCCGGAGGCTGAGCCGAAGACTGAGCCATGAGGCAGGGAAAAACCTCAGGTTTTATATGGAAAGGGCGGAACCAGGGGCAGCAAATCAAATAGAGGTACAAGAGATACATTGGAGATTGACAACCGTTAACATCCAATGGGAGAAGGTTGCGGGTGGGGCCCTGGCCCCTGgaccaatcactcgacaccccggccagaagcttctggaaaaggaggaaggggcGCCGAGTGACGGGCAGGTAGCCAGAGGAGGGGACATGACAGGTAACCAGGGGAACAGGGGAGGGGTACAATGACTGACAAATAACTGAAACCTGGACTAGACCACAACTCTGAATCAAAGGGGAAAACCAAACAGGCAAATGCAAaccacaacatctcccccttttttgtctaaaaagaaaaaggaaggggggaaagCAAGCGAGTCCTTTGAAATTAGACGGCTGACATCTCGCGTGCAGTCTCTGAGTCGAGACTTTCGTCGCTTACACTGCCAGAGTCTATTGCGGAGGCCGGGTCTTCTTTGACTTCCGGGAGCTCTAAATGATTTACGTCGATCATCGACGATTTTAACACAAGTCTCTTAAGCAGTCCCCACATTAGGGAACAAGCGGCGACGATTGCAGCTACAACGAAAACTACGTACAGAACAGATTTGAGCACGGACCCAGCCCATCCCGATAGTCCCCAGCCTTTAAACAGATTCCCCAGCCAGTCTGATGTTTCGTTCTTGATCTCATGGACGAGTTCTTGCATTTTACGTATGGAGACCCTCGCATCTTCGGCTTTCGATGACAGATTTAAGCAGCACAGGCCCTCGAATTCCTCGCAGCTATGATGGTGCAGTAGCAGGAGGAAATCGATGGCCGCCCGATTCTGCAGGGTCGCCTTCCTAGTAATCTCCTCGTCTGTAAGGAGGTCAGTCAACGCGGCTGAAGTAAAATTGGCTTGCTTTGCCACCCAACATTCTAGGCGGCCCAATTCGCCTAGAGATTTTGCGATTGACACCCATGGCAAAAAAATGGTGAGTGCAATCGATTTTGGCTTGGCCCAATGTTCAATTTTAGAATCACAGTCTGGGTCGAAATCTCGTAGGTCTCTTTTGGAAATGGCCAATTCAGACTGTGACTTCTTAACTTTCCAATCTCTAATTTGGGTAACGTTGGGGGAAAGCAGCgtcagcttgccaaaagtgcaGACGCCTCCGGTCAGACGAGGGGGGATGCCTGCCCACGCCCGGTCTCCGCAAATAAAAAAGGTCCCTCTGGGCAGCGCGAGCGGCTTCACCCCAAGGGTGGAGGCGAATGGTAGCCGAATAGTAAAATTGCACCACCGCGCTGCCCGATACTCAGGACTGGATGGTCGGATGTCTGAGTACGAGGAAGACATAAAGGGGGCATACTGAAACCAAAGGCAAACAGAAGACCTTGCGGAGCCAACTAAATGAAGCTCTGGAGGGTCGGACTGCAGAGGGGTCAAGCTTCTGAGTCCATCCCTCCAGGCATTTTGGGCATCTACCATCAGGGGTGGATTACGGTGCAACAAAGATCCTAAAGTAACATTAAAAGGGTAGGGAAACTCAAAAAGAGGCAGAGGGATCCCCACTAGGCAAGACGACATCGGGTCTTCAGCCGAGCCTAGGTCCAGGCAGATGTGCTCCTGGCCCATGGCTTGAGCGAGGGTCCTCCACACGTTCGCCCTTGGCTGGGGAACTATCCAGGGACTCGCGGATGGTGGAAGAGTCCCGACGAGGAGGACTATCGGGAGAGCTAAGATGACCATTGGGTTCACGCCGGCGGGGAAACAactgaaagcaaacagaaaacaaatatgaGAAGGGGCACAGGTAAAGGGAGTCTAGTCCAGGACAAACTGAGGCTGAAATCAGGGTGGTCTTCCTCTTATAGCTTCCTCCGCCGCCGCCAACACGCTTCGGTGACTTGATTTACCTTTTCTGGTTTCTGACCCTTCTCAGGGCGGAAGGGCTTTACCCACTTTGATGGAATCCACTTCGGACCTGAGGGAGTGGACACGCAAGCGTATCCCCTTCCCCAGGTCACGAGGTCAAAGGGCCCTTCCGTTTTCCAAGTCTCCGGATCCCTAATGAGGACAGGAGGCCTGGCCCTGGGTTGCAGCTGCTCGTGCTTCCCGAAATGTCGCACTATGGGCGGATTTAAATTTTCAAAcgaacaatttaaaaaattgatcGTGAAAAGTGCCCGTGCGAGACGGATGTGGGGGGACTCCACCTTCACAGCCGAACGTTGTTGTTCTAAAACTCTTTTcaggctctggtgggtcctctccaccacggcttggcctgtcggggaataggggatgccggtcttatgctctattccccattgctgcaggaagcttcGCAGCTCCCTGGATTTATACGCTGGGCCATTGTCTGTTTTGAGAACCTTCGGGATGCCCAGGACAGCGAATGCTTGAAGCAAATGCTTCTCGCAATCCGCTgccctctcccctgtgtgggcGGAGGCGTAAACTGCGCCGGAGAAAGTATCCACTGAAACATGAACATACTGAAGACGGCCAAAGGAGGGACAATGGGTGACATCCATCTGCCACACCTCGCAGCTGGATAGGCCTCGGGGGTTCGCCCCAAGGGGGACGGTCGGAAGCTGATGGGACTGGCAATGGGGACATGTGGCCACGATGGCCTTGGCCTGTTCGCGTGTGAGATGGAATTGCCGAACTAGACCAGGCGCATTCTGATGGAAACGCTGGTGGCTGATCTTTGCTTGACCAAAGATATCAGGAAGCGGGGCTGATTGAACAGGAGCGGCAAGGACGTCAGCACGCCTGTTGCCCTCCGCAATGAACCCCGGCAAATCTGTGTGCGACCTGACGTGCATCACATAAAAcggttgctctcggtgggagactaGATGAACAAGTTTGGAGAGCAAGTTGTATAGAGGGATGTTCGCCACCTCCTGCAAGATAGCATTTTCAGCCCTGGATACTACACCGGCGACATAAGCTGAATCAGTAACCAAATTGAATGGTTCAGGGAACCTCTCGAAGGCCCGGACGACTGCGTCCAACTCGGCAACTTGGGGCGAGCCCTCTACTTCGGTGACATCGGCCTCCCACCTCCGAGTTTGAGGATCCCTCCAAGTCATtactgacttgtgggatgctccgGACGCGTCCGTGAAAACGGTCAGAGCCTTCAAAGGGGTTCTGCTCTGAACGGATTTTGTGGATAAAGTGAACTCTTGATTAAACAATTTGTGGGCCGGTCGATCAACTGCAATTTGACCGGTGTAACTATCCAAAGCTAATTGCAACATTTCATTGGTTTCCAGGAGATGGTCGAGCATTTTTCGTTTTAGTTGGCCCGATTCGAATTTCAGGGGGATGTGGATGCACTCAAAGTCgacacctgccagctccctgattCTTGATCTAGCCTTTCTGATCAACTCCGCCACCAGCTCAGCGGGCCGTGTCATCCTCTTGGACCTATGATGGCTAAGGAACACCCACTCTATGATCAAGAGGGGATCCCTTAAGCCCCGGTCCTTGCCTTTGATGTTAATGTCCCATTGAAAGATCATCCCATGGAGGTGCGGCAGTTTCCCTAAAACAACAAATTTGAATGGCAGGCCCGGGTGACAtctgtgggcctgcctggccgagaTGGACTTTTGGATTTTCTCCAGAGCAGCTTGGGCCTCTGGCGTGAGGGACCTCGGAGAACtaagctcctctccccctttcaataaattgaaaaggggggccAGGTCTTCAGTTGGTATACCCAGCCAAGGCCTCACCCAATTCAAGGACCCACACAGCTGGTGGACATCCGCTAGGTTTTTTATATTTGTCTTAATAGCCAATTTTTGGGGAACAATGGTCCGCCTAGTTATTTCAAGACCCAGGTATTTCCAGGGTGGCATCCTTTGAATCTTATCATGctggagctcgaaccctgcagcaaccaatGCATTGATTGTCAGGTCAAGCACGTGTGTAAGTATGTCTGTGGTCGGGGCACACACCAAGATGTCGTCCATGTAATGAtgaataattgcattttttgcGGCTGCTCGgattggggacagcagggaagcgacataccattggcagatcaccGGGCTGTTCTTCATGCCTTGTGGGAGGACCCgccaatggtagcgcttgcCTGGGGACTCACGGTTGGTGGCGGGAACCGTGAACGCAAAACGCGGGGCATCATCCGGGTGTAGGGGAATTTGAAAGAAGCAATCTTTGATATCTACAACTGCCAAATTCCAATTTTGGGGGAGCATCGTTGGGGACGGCATCCCTGGCTGGAGAGGCCCCATATCTTctataatattattaatttgaCGGAGGTCGTGCAGGAGCCGCCACTTATCTTTATTGGGCTTTCTGATGACGAAGACTGGGGAGTTCCACGGGGACGTGGTCTCCACCAGGTTGCCCTTAAGTAACTGCTCCTTTACGAGCTCGTTGAGCGCCGCCAATTTCTGTTTATTGAGCGGCCACTGCACTACCTGTACTGGTTTATCTGATCTCCAATTCAGCTTCCAGGTAGGGCGCTCGTCAGTGACCGctgcccgaaaaacctggggagcccCTGGAAGgtcaattcgggctccccaTTGGGCCAAAAGGTCCCTCCCCAACAAGGGCTCCGTATAATCTAGAACGAATGGGCGCACTGATGCCAATTGCCCATCCGGCCCCGTAATTTGTACGATGCTCTTTGATTGCCTAGCCAATTGTAAACCCCCGACACCACGGATGTGTCCTGGTGCGTTTTGCAACTCCCAATGTGACGGCCATTCCCGGGAGGGAATGATCGtcacatctgcccctgtgtctaACAAGCCCTTGAGCGGCTTGCCTTCTCCCCCTTTTGAAATATAGCAACTGAGGTGTGGTCTCTCCTGCCCCAAGACTTGGGCCCATGCTACTGCAAAACTTTGGTCAGATGGTGGGTGACCAATGGCCCAAGTTAATTCAGGGATAGGGATTGCTTGCGCAATCACCTGCCCTTTGGGCAGGAAGACCGGGGGTTGGACACAATGCAGCCCGACAGCGAACATCTCCGGGTCCGATGGTAGGAGACCCGGAATGATGTTCACTGCCAGTGGTGTGTGCTTGGTGTCTCCGACCACGACGTACTTACATCGGATCCGTCCCCAGTTACCTGGGCATT harbors:
- the LOC136553347 gene encoding uncharacterized protein, coding for MPSCFPAGVNPMVILALPIVLLVGTLPPSASPWIVPQPRANVWRTLAQAMGQEHICLDLGSAEDPMSSCLVGIPLPLFEFPYPFNVTLGSLLHRNPPLMVDAQNAWRDGLRSLTPLQSDPPELHLVGSARSSVCLWFQYAPFMSSSYSDIRPSSPEYRAARWCNFTIRLPFASTLGVKPLALPRGTFFICGDRAWAGIPPRLTGGVCTFGKLTLLSPNVTQIRDWKVKKSQSELAISKRDLRDFDPDCDSKIEHWAKPKSIALTIFLPWVSIAKSLGELGRLECWVAKQANFTSAALTDLLTDEEITRKATLQNRAAIDFLLLLHHHSCEEFEGLCCLNLSSKAEDARVSIRKMQELVHEIKNETSDWLGNLFKGWGLSGWAGSVLKSVLYVVFVVAAIVAACSLMWGLLKRLVLKSSMIDVNHLELPEVKEDPASAIDSGSVSDESLDSETAREMSAV